The genomic region ATGACGGCCTCCTTCGCCCTGGCGCGCCAGCCGTACCCGTCGAAGGCGTTCGCGACCGGCGTCGAAGCCGGCGAGTGGTTGTCGCGCTTCGACGCTGGGACCGTGTTCGGTCCCGAGGCCCTCGCGCAAGCGCTGGAGCGCCTCGAGCGAGCCTGAGAGTCGCGCTCGCCACGCCGCAAGCGTCACCAAACGGCGCTCGTTCGTACACCAGAAAACTGAAAAGATCGGCCATACGACCGACCTGGACACGAGGTTTCTGTATTTTGTTGCACATACGGCCGATGCGTTGTTATCGTACGAAATGTGCACACAAGACTTGGGTCGTTGTGTGCCGCACGCTGCCCCCGGCCACGTGAACGTCAGTAACCGCGACCAAGTGGTGCGTATATCGTCGTTTGTGTCACTGAGGGTCTAACCGGTCGAAAGCCACCTTGGTGCTCTGAGAGAGGGATATCTCATGGGATCTTCAAGCGCATTGACTCCCCGTGCGGGGACGCCGTTCGCCTATGGCGTGGACTACTTGGAGCAGATGGTCGAACAGGAGGTGCGATCTTGGTATCGCACATTCTACTACTGGTCACGCGGTCTCTGTCCACGAGAAGAGAGCGGCGCGAGGCCCATCTTCAACGCACTTGCGGACGACTTTCGTGTGCTTCTCACAAGCGGCAACATGATGAGCAAGTCCGAATACTGGGAGCGACTTCTCTCACTCCATGGAGTACGTCGAGGTGACCCTCCATCGCAAATCGTAAACCTCGAGATGGCGCGCATCGAGACCGATCACGTGCTTGTCACGTTCGATCTGTACAAGCGCGGTGTAACCAAGAAAAAGTTCGATAGCGCTCTACTCAGACGCGACATCTCGATGCCTGGTGGGGTAGCCTGGGTCTATGTCCACGAGAGCGCGCACGAGATGGGCGTGGAGCCCGTCCTCGAACCCGACCACCGCGGCGGGCTGGTGACGCGACGCGCGACGGGTGGCTCGGCGTCCTGAGCCTCCACGAACCCGCCATGAGACGGCGACACAGAGAGAAGGGATGAACCGCGTATGGTGACTGTAGAGAACCGAGAGGGCCGTTTGATCGAGGTACGTCAGACCGGCCGCGTGACGGTCGAGGAGCTGCAAGCCAGCTTCCCTGTCTTTCAGCGCATCCTCTCGTCCAAGCGCGAGCGCTTCGTCATGGCCACGGATTGGCGGGGGATGCGCGTGCTGGACTCGAAGACCTCGGAGTTCCTGCTGGGCATCATGCGGGACAAGAACGACCGCATCGAGCGGCAGGTGCTGGTGATGGACCCGTCGGCCGTGATGGGCCTGCAGGTCCACCGGCTGTTCAAGGACGCGGGGGGCGAGTCCCGCGCCGTTTTCGAGTCCCCCGATCAGGCACGCGCCTGGCTCGACGGAGTGCTCACGCCGCTCGAGATGGGCTCGCTGCGACGCTTTCTCACCGCTGGCATGGCGGCCTGAGGTCACGGTGAGCGACAGCTACCTGCTCGATGTGGGGGAGGACGCTGCGGACCGGCTCACGCTGGTGCAGGCGATCTACGGGCAGACCAGCCAGCGGGGCCTCTCCGCGGGCGCACCGCTCGCCGGGCTGCGCGTACTGGAGCTGGCCTGTGGCACCGGCAGCATGACGCGCTGGCTAGCCGAGCAGGTGGGACCCAGCGGCAGCGTCACCGGCATCGACGCGAGCGACGCCCAGCTGAGCGTGGCCGCGGAGCGCTGCCGCGACCTGCCGAACGTGCGCTTCCTGCGGATGGACGCTGCGGACACCGACCTGCCACCGAGTAGCTTCGACCTGGTGTACGCACGCCTGCTGCTCATGCACGTCCCGGAGCCGCTGCGGGTGCTGCTCCACGCGCACGAGCTGCTGGCGCCTGGCGGCGTCCTGGTGTCGGAGGAGGCGGCCGTGGACAGCACCTTCACCGACCCCCCCGTCCCCGAGCAAGGCGAGCTGCACGCGCTCGCCAACCAGATGGCCCGCGAGCGCGGCTGTGACTACAACGTCGCGCGACGCCTCGGCTCGCTGGTGCGCGCGGCGGGCTTCACGGTGCACGGCGTGAGCGCCCACCAGCCCGTCGCGGTGCGCGGGGCGGCGAAGCGCCTCGAGGTGGCGAGCTTCGGCGAGGCACTCCAGCGCTGGCGTACCGCCTCGGACGAGACACGCGCGGCGGGCGAGCGCGTGCTCGCGGCGCTGCAGCGTGCGGTCGACGACGAAGAGACCACGTACGGGCTGAGCATGATGATGCAGGTGCGCGGCGAAAAAGCGCGGGCGTGACGTGATGAGCGCGTTCGGGTTCGTCCGCCTGGTGCACGTGATCGTGATGGCCGCCTGGATGGGCTCGGCCCTGCTGGCCCCGGCGGACGTGCGCGACAGCCTCGCGCGTGGGCCCGACGCCATCGGCCCCCTCATGCTGCGGCTGCGGCGCACGGCGCGTCT from Sandaracinaceae bacterium harbors:
- a CDS encoding class I SAM-dependent methyltransferase, encoding MSDSYLLDVGEDAADRLTLVQAIYGQTSQRGLSAGAPLAGLRVLELACGTGSMTRWLAEQVGPSGSVTGIDASDAQLSVAAERCRDLPNVRFLRMDAADTDLPPSSFDLVYARLLLMHVPEPLRVLLHAHELLAPGGVLVSEEAAVDSTFTDPPVPEQGELHALANQMARERGCDYNVARRLGSLVRAAGFTVHGVSAHQPVAVRGAAKRLEVASFGEALQRWRTASDETRAAGERVLAALQRAVDDEETTYGLSMMMQVRGEKARA